Proteins encoded by one window of Calidithermus timidus DSM 17022:
- the der gene encoding ribosome biogenesis GTPase Der has translation MYRVLIVGRPNVGKSSLFNRLVGKRTAVVADTPGVTRDLKEHVVETEKGRFLLIDSGGMWSSDVWEHKIKEKVEQALKTADLVLFTVDGRSELATADLEVAEFLRRAHKNVLVVATKVDDPKHEHYLGDLYALGFGEPIPTSSAHARGLEELIEAIWARLPVRQEESEGEVVPIRIAIVGRPNAGKSSLLNAILGEERVIVSDQPGTTRDVIDVEFDYGGNRFLLVDTAGIRKRPETLVEEIAISRAHNAILEADVVLLVIDPFEVGERELKLANEALDAGKPLILTITKWDLVAKEEARRVRADLKLKLAHLEHLPRVFVSAVTKQNLHKLFSEAARLYALARERRETAELNRFLSLWTANVALPNFKGKPLKIFFLTQPEVAPPTFVFFVNYPEFVTRAFEGYLRNKIGEDLGIKEIPFKLVFRGRREGKGREEG, from the coding sequence ATGTATCGCGTACTTATCGTTGGTAGGCCCAACGTTGGCAAATCCAGCCTCTTCAACCGCCTGGTGGGTAAGCGGACGGCGGTGGTGGCCGATACCCCCGGCGTGACCCGCGACCTCAAGGAGCACGTGGTCGAGACCGAAAAGGGCCGCTTCCTGCTCATCGACAGCGGGGGCATGTGGTCGAGCGACGTGTGGGAGCACAAGATCAAGGAAAAGGTCGAGCAGGCCCTGAAGACTGCCGACTTGGTGCTCTTCACGGTGGACGGGCGCTCGGAGCTGGCGACCGCCGACCTCGAGGTCGCCGAGTTCTTGCGCCGGGCTCACAAGAACGTGCTCGTCGTCGCGACCAAGGTGGACGACCCCAAGCACGAGCACTACCTGGGCGACCTCTACGCTTTGGGCTTTGGCGAGCCCATTCCCACCAGCAGTGCGCATGCGCGGGGCCTCGAGGAGCTCATTGAGGCCATCTGGGCGAGGCTGCCGGTGCGCCAGGAGGAGAGCGAGGGTGAGGTGGTGCCCATCCGCATCGCCATCGTAGGGCGGCCCAATGCGGGCAAGAGCAGCCTGCTCAACGCCATCCTGGGGGAGGAGCGGGTCATCGTGAGCGACCAGCCCGGCACCACCCGCGACGTCATCGACGTGGAGTTCGACTATGGCGGCAACCGCTTTTTGCTGGTGGACACCGCTGGGATTCGCAAGCGCCCCGAGACGCTGGTGGAGGAGATCGCCATCAGCCGTGCCCACAACGCTATCCTCGAGGCCGACGTGGTGCTGCTGGTGATCGATCCCTTCGAAGTCGGCGAGCGTGAGCTCAAGCTGGCCAACGAGGCTTTGGACGCCGGGAAGCCGCTAATCCTCACCATCACCAAGTGGGACCTGGTGGCGAAGGAGGAGGCCCGCCGGGTACGGGCCGACCTCAAGCTCAAGCTCGCCCACCTCGAGCACCTTCCCCGGGTGTTCGTCTCCGCCGTGACCAAGCAGAACTTGCACAAGCTCTTCTCCGAAGCCGCGCGACTATATGCCCTGGCCCGCGAGCGCCGCGAGACCGCCGAGCTCAACCGCTTCCTCTCGCTGTGGACGGCGAATGTGGCCCTGCCCAACTTCAAGGGCAAGCCGCTGAAGATCTTCTTCCTCACCCAGCCCGAAGTCGCCCCGCCTACCTTCGTCTTCTTCGTCAATTACCCCGAGTTCGTCACCCGCGCCTTCGAGGGTTATTTGCGCAACAAGATCGGCGAGGACCTGGGCATCAAGGAGATCCCCTTCAAGCTGGTTTTCCGTGGGCGGCGCGAGGGCAAGGGCAGGGAAGAGGGGTAG